CACGATGGGGTGACGCCGGGCAGGCTGCATGTGCGCGGCCCGACGGTCGCGTCCGGCTACCTCGGCGGGACGGCGGGCGAGATCCTGGACGACGAGGACTTCTTCGATACCGGCGACATCGCGACGATCGACGCGCAAGGCTACATGGCCATCGTCGATCGCGCCAAGGATGTCATCAAGTCCGGCGGCGAATGGATCAGCTCGATCGAGATCGAGAACATTGCCGCCGGCCACCCCAAGGTGGCGCATTGCGCGGTAATCGGCATCCCGCATCCGCGCTGGGATGAACGTCCGATGCTGGTCGCGGCGCTCCATCCCGGCGAAGAAGCGGCCGCGGAAGATCTGCTCGCCACCCTGGAAGGCCGTATCGCCCGCTGGTGGATGCCGGATACGGTGGCCTTCATCGACGCAATGCCGCTGGGGGCGACGGGCAAGATCGACAAGAAGGCATTGCGCGCGCGCTTTGCCGCGATGACAGATAGCAAAAGGACTGCAAACAATGGCGCCTGACGCGCTCGATACCGGCTTCGCGATCCGCCTTGGCGGAACCACCATCCTGTCGCACGCGGCGGGGGCGCCCTGCATCGCGGTGGGGCGGGGGCATGCGCATGTTGCCGCGCGCCGCGGGCATTTCGATGTTTCGCAGAGCGATGTCGAACGGATCGCGCTGACTCATGCCGAGGCCGATGGCGACCGCATCCGGCTGGCGGAGCACGCGGGTGGCCCGTGGCTTCTCGAACTCGCCGTTTCCATCATTGGCGACGATGCCGTGATCGTGCCGAAGGCGCTCGATCCCACGCTCAACCGGCTGTGGTTGCGCGTGCCGGCCGAGGCGGACGAACACATCTGGGGCGGTGGCGAGCAGTTTTCCTATTTCGATCTGCGCGGCCGCCATTTCCCGTTGTGGAGTTCCGAACCCGGCGTCGGGCGCGATCCGGAATCGGCGCTGTTCCAGCAGGTTGAGGCGCTCGCCAAGGGTGGTGGCGGCTCGTATGCCCACACCAACTACCCGCAACCGACCTTCATCAGCTCGCGCCGCTATGCGCTGCACATCGACAGCTATGCCTATGCCGCGTTCGATTTTCGCGACGCCGCGTTCCACGAGGTTGAGGTTTGGGAAATTCCCGCCCGGATCGAACTGTGGGCGCGGCCGCGTTTCGCCGGCATCGTCGCGGCGCTGGCGGACCGCTTCGGCAAGCAGCCGCCCTTGCCCGAATGGCTCTACAAGGGCGCGGTGATCGGGCTGAAGGACGGTGCGGAGAGCTTCACGCGGCTCAAGCGCTACGAGGAGGCCGGCGTCGCCGTCTCGGGCCTGTGGTGCGAGGACTGGGTGGGGCTGCGCATCACCAGTTTCGGCAACCGGCTGTTCTGGGACTGGAAGTGGAACGCCGAACGCTATCCCGACCTGCCCGGCCACATCGCGGAACTCCGGGAACGTGGCATCCGCTTCCTGGGCTACGTAAATCCTTATCTGGCGGTCGACGGGGAACTTTACGCTCACGCGGCGGAGCACGGCTATCTCGTCATGCGGCCTGATGCGGACGAACCCTATGTCATCGACTTCGGCGAGTTCGATTGCGGCCATGTGGATTTCACCAATCCGGCGGCGGCCGAGTGGTTCGCCGAGGCCGTGATCGGCCGCAACATGCTCGATTTCGGGCTGTCCGGCTGGATGGCCGATTTCGGCGAATACCTTCCCGTCGACGTCCGTCTGGCCAATGGCGAAAGCGGGATGACCGCGCACAACCGCTGGCCAGCGCTGTGGGGCGAAGTCAACGCCAAGGGCGTCGCCGGGCGCGGCAGGACCGGCGACGTGATGTTCTTCATGCGATCGGGCGCTGCGGGCGTGCAAAAGCATTGCCCGATGCTGTGGGCCGGGGACCAGGCGGTGGACTTCAGCCGGCATGACGGGATCGGCACGGTGATCTGCGCCGCGCTCTCAGCCGGTCTGCTGGGCAACGCGCACCATCACAGCGACACCGGCGGCTATACCAGCCTGTTCGATACCACGCGTTCGCCGGAACTGGCGATGCGCTGGGCGGAAATGGCGGCCTTCACATCGATGATCCGCACGCACGAAGGCAACCGGCCGCGCGCCAATACGCAATACGACGACAGCCCCGAACTGCTCGCCCATTTCGCGCGGATGACGCGCATCTACGCGCATCTCGCTCCCTATCTGCGCACGGTGTCGCACGAGGCGGCGGACACGGGCCTGCCAATCCAGCGCCCGCTGTTCCTGCATTTCGAGGACGATCCGAAAACCTATGCCATCCAGACGGCCTATCTGCTCGGCCCCGACCTGCTGGTCGCGCCGGTGATCGAGCAGGGGAGGCAGGACTGGACCACCTATCTGCCCGCCGGCACCCGCTGGGTGCATGTGTGGAGCGGCGAACAGCATGAAGGGGGACGGGACGTGACCGTGCCCGCGCCTTTCGGCCAGCCGCCGGTATTCTATCGTGCGGGCGCGGCAGAGGCCGATCTGTTCGGGACTCTGGCCGCGCTCTGACTTCATGGAGCTAAAGAGAGCATAGGGGTGCGGATTGCCAAATCCCATCCGTTCGTCCTGAGCCTGTCGAAGGACGCGCGCGACGGACGCCCCGCGCGGTAAGCCGCGCCACGATTAAACGATATCGCGCGTCCTTCGACAGGCTCAGGACGAACGGGGTTTCCGTAAGCTCAACGTTCGCAATCGCATCGTGTCCGGAAAGGCGCGTTCGGCCGGAATGGTGGATTTCCAAACCTTGCAAATCCTCCTCGCCCATCTAAGCTTCTCGGGTGTCACTCTACCGCAGATCGTGGCTATTCATGCTGTGGACCGTGCTGGTCTTCTTCACCTCAGGTTGGTGGCTTTTCGGTCCTTTCATCAAGTGGGGGCCGTTGGCCGCACTGCCCGGCATGGCCTTTTGGCTTGCCCATGGTGTTGCGACTGTATGGGTCTTCCGCTGTCCCGAATGCGGATGTTCCGCATTTGCGAGCGGCAAGGGTTGGTTCGCAGTCTACACACTCTGGCCGCACAAGACGTGCCATAACTGCGGCTTAGATCTCCGCGAGGCAAACGTCCGCTAGATTGTCGAATCCGGAAAGACCGTTCTTAAAAAAAGCGTCGGATAGCGGCCGGGCCGTCCGAGCCGAAGTCTGTGCAAGCCGCTAAAGTACCAACAATGTCACTTTACCAAGGCGCTCGGGTAAAGTGACACAGATGGAAAAAGTGCGGGGATCACAAAACACCTGCACTTTCACGATTCACACGGAGTCCGCTTTGTGCTTGATTCGTTCCATGTTGGAATTGCCTTTCAGTTCGCTGCCCCGGCCCGTTGCCGCCGCCACCGAGCGGTCGCTTGATCTGCCCGGTATAATGCGCGCCATCGCGGATCATTCGGCCCGGCCGCGCTACACGTTCATGGTGCTGGACCTGATCGCCCGCGCTGCGGGGAGGGGCGGGGCGGCCGGCCCTTATGTGCGCGAGGGGGAGCAGCTCGTGCCGATCCGCGAATGGTTGTCCGCCGCGATCGCGCCCACCGCCGCACGGCACCATTATCGCCGTGTCACGGTGGGGAAGGTGCGCAAGGCGCTGGAGGAGCAAGGGCAGTTGCCCGACGACGCGGCGGCGTGCGAACGCATGGTGGAGGAGGAAATCGCCAACCGTCTGCGCGCGTCGGGGATGACCGCGGTCAGCCGCGCGGTGTCGGAACTGGTCAAGGCGGGCCTCGTCAAACGGCACTACCAGGGGTATCGCGTCGATCACGAAAACCGCGGCGCGCAGCGGCTGGCGGTCTATACCGTGCCGCCGTTCGTGCGCGCGGTGCTCGATCGGGGCTATGCGGTTCAGCCCTGATCGCGCGTAATGCCCAGCGCGCCCTTGAGCATTGCCGCCAGATGCTGGCGGATCAGGCCGCTCTCCATGTCGGTTCCCATCGCTGCCTCGATCGCCAGCCCGGCCTGAAGGCTGCCCACCACATAGGCCGCGGTGCGGCTATCCAGTAAGGCACTGATTTCGCCGGCGGCCTGGCCTGCCGCGATCATGCCTTGCAGCCGTTCCGCATAGCGGTCCTGCACCTCCTGAAATACCGCCCGCGTTTCCAGGCGGTTGGCCAGCATGGCGCTGAACAGCACGAAGTAGGCGCGCACGGAGGTGTCGGTGAACATCAGGTCCGTGAACCGGTCGATCATCGTCAGCAACCGGTCCAGCGGGCCGGGTACGTCGGCCACGGCCGTGTCGAGCTGGGCGTGAACAT
This window of the Novosphingobium sp. EMRT-2 genome carries:
- a CDS encoding alpha-glucosidase, whose product is MAPDALDTGFAIRLGGTTILSHAAGAPCIAVGRGHAHVAARRGHFDVSQSDVERIALTHAEADGDRIRLAEHAGGPWLLELAVSIIGDDAVIVPKALDPTLNRLWLRVPAEADEHIWGGGEQFSYFDLRGRHFPLWSSEPGVGRDPESALFQQVEALAKGGGGSYAHTNYPQPTFISSRRYALHIDSYAYAAFDFRDAAFHEVEVWEIPARIELWARPRFAGIVAALADRFGKQPPLPEWLYKGAVIGLKDGAESFTRLKRYEEAGVAVSGLWCEDWVGLRITSFGNRLFWDWKWNAERYPDLPGHIAELRERGIRFLGYVNPYLAVDGELYAHAAEHGYLVMRPDADEPYVIDFGEFDCGHVDFTNPAAAEWFAEAVIGRNMLDFGLSGWMADFGEYLPVDVRLANGESGMTAHNRWPALWGEVNAKGVAGRGRTGDVMFFMRSGAAGVQKHCPMLWAGDQAVDFSRHDGIGTVICAALSAGLLGNAHHHSDTGGYTSLFDTTRSPELAMRWAEMAAFTSMIRTHEGNRPRANTQYDDSPELLAHFARMTRIYAHLAPYLRTVSHEAADTGLPIQRPLFLHFEDDPKTYAIQTAYLLGPDLLVAPVIEQGRQDWTTYLPAGTRWVHVWSGEQHEGGRDVTVPAPFGQPPVFYRAGAAEADLFGTLAAL
- a CDS encoding TetR/AcrR family transcriptional regulator, encoding MERPARRTQRERSEDSENRLLEAAAAIIAEDGYTAATLERVGDRAGFSRALASRKYGSKDGLIEAVIRRVSDHVHAQLDTAVADVPGPLDRLLTMIDRFTDLMFTDTSVRAYFVLFSAMLANRLETRAVFQEVQDRYAERLQGMIAAGQAAGEISALLDSRTAAYVVGSLQAGLAIEAAMGTDMESGLIRQHLAAMLKGALGITRDQG